The proteins below come from a single Pradoshia eiseniae genomic window:
- a CDS encoding sensor histidine kinase, with the protein MIKNYIAFLKMSGLSPYVWAILCILPFYFIFQSDTTNQNKMIGIVVTLLFLSLFRLAYKTTGWMKYVWTLVLMGCFTYMTVLFGYIYLAFFLAYLAGNIKKKADFVAIYILLLVSTGISIYLGILLHQVFFLKQLPFIIITWLSITLLPFTIRNRQVMGRLEEKLDDANKKISELLVVEERERIARDLHDTLGQKLSLIGLKSDLARRLINKNPEQAASEMIDVQQTARTALNEVRKMVSSMRGIRLKDEMVSVETLLNAANIQFNIDEKQKLTDVPLLTENILSMCLKESVTNIVKHSGATECQVTFEQDWKEITMTIWDNGVFKGRATSFERGHGLIGMRERLEFVNGSLDIDLKEGTRLIIKVPNETKRAVKEGQA; encoded by the coding sequence ATGATTAAAAACTATATCGCCTTCTTGAAAATGAGCGGTCTTTCCCCTTATGTATGGGCCATTCTCTGTATCTTGCCGTTTTATTTCATCTTCCAGTCAGATACGACTAACCAGAATAAGATGATAGGAATAGTTGTCACGCTTCTATTCCTTTCCTTATTCAGGCTTGCCTATAAAACGACTGGCTGGATGAAGTATGTATGGACACTTGTGCTTATGGGCTGTTTTACGTATATGACCGTTTTGTTCGGCTATATTTATTTAGCCTTTTTTCTCGCTTATCTGGCCGGAAATATTAAGAAGAAAGCGGACTTCGTGGCTATTTATATCCTACTGCTTGTCAGTACGGGGATATCCATCTATTTGGGGATATTGCTGCATCAGGTATTTTTTCTTAAGCAATTGCCGTTTATCATTATAACCTGGCTCAGCATTACCCTCCTTCCATTTACTATTAGAAACCGGCAAGTTATGGGCCGTCTGGAGGAAAAGCTGGATGATGCCAATAAAAAGATCTCGGAATTACTGGTCGTGGAGGAAAGAGAGCGAATAGCCCGTGACCTTCATGATACACTAGGGCAAAAGCTTAGTCTGATTGGGCTGAAGAGTGACCTGGCTAGGAGACTGATTAATAAAAATCCGGAACAGGCCGCCAGTGAAATGATTGATGTACAGCAAACTGCCAGAACAGCCTTGAATGAGGTGCGCAAAATGGTCTCATCCATGAGGGGTATCCGTCTTAAGGATGAAATGGTGTCTGTTGAAACATTGCTCAATGCAGCCAATATCCAATTCAACATTGACGAAAAGCAAAAGCTGACTGATGTCCCGTTATTGACTGAAAATATTCTCAGTATGTGCTTAAAGGAATCCGTCACGAATATTGTGAAACACAGCGGCGCAACAGAATGTCAGGTTACTTTCGAACAAGATTGGAAGGAAATCACCATGACGATATGGGATAATGGGGTCTTTAAGGGACGGGCGACCAGCTTTGAAAGAGGACATGGACTGATTGGCATGAGGGAACGTCTTGAGTTCGTCAATGGCAGTCTTGATATAGATTTAAAAGAGGGGACCCGCCTGATTATCAAGGTGCCGAACGAAACGAAGCGAGCTGTAAAGGAGGGGCAAGCATGA
- a CDS encoding response regulator transcription factor, whose translation MIKIVIAEDQQMILGAFGSLLALEDDMDVVGKASNGEEALALVAKYQPDICLMDIEMPGMTGLEAAEKLKGHGCKIIILTTFARTGYFQRALQAGVSGYLLKDSPSEELAVSIRQVHAGKRMYAPELIDGAFAEANPLTDREREVLELVADGMNTKEIAEELSIKTGTVRNYISAIFDKLDVKNRIEAIAQSKEKGWFK comes from the coding sequence ATGATTAAGATCGTAATCGCGGAGGATCAGCAAATGATTCTCGGCGCATTCGGTTCTTTGCTGGCGCTTGAGGATGATATGGATGTAGTCGGGAAAGCATCCAACGGGGAAGAGGCTCTTGCTCTTGTCGCAAAGTATCAGCCGGATATATGCTTAATGGATATCGAGATGCCCGGAATGACAGGATTGGAAGCAGCTGAAAAGCTGAAGGGGCATGGCTGCAAAATTATTATCCTGACGACATTTGCGAGAACCGGTTATTTTCAGCGGGCTTTACAAGCTGGCGTGAGCGGCTATTTATTGAAGGACAGCCCAAGTGAGGAGCTGGCCGTCTCGATTCGGCAAGTTCATGCGGGAAAAAGAATGTATGCACCTGAATTGATTGATGGGGCATTTGCTGAAGCTAACCCGCTCACGGACCGGGAGCGGGAGGTGCTGGAATTGGTCGCAGATGGAATGAATACGAAAGAAATTGCCGAAGAGCTTAGCATCAAGACTGGTACAGTTCGGAATTATATCTCGGCCATCTTTGATAAGCTGGATGTAAAGAACAGGATTGAAGCGATTGCTCAATCTAAGGAAAAGGGCTGGTTTAAGTAG
- a CDS encoding SAM-dependent methyltransferase, which yields MKEIIRSTEDVLVMLDHLLMEERTFDWDQFYSDRRRDIPFFTDLPDENLVRYFREGMFQSGSKVLELGCGPGRNAFFFAEKGCEVDAADSSKEALRWAEERARERGVKINFLHENIVDLKVRVGGYDIVYDSGCFHHIAPHRRTAYLALIDKALRPGGYFSVVCFVPGGKLGGSEISDWDVYRLKSLQGGLGFTEGRLKMIFSRYQAIDMREMTGVRDQPVFSEKGLRTALFQK from the coding sequence TTGAAGGAAATCATCCGAAGTACGGAAGATGTGCTTGTTATGCTGGATCATCTGCTTATGGAAGAGAGAACCTTTGATTGGGACCAATTTTATTCTGACCGACGAAGGGATATACCATTTTTCACCGATTTGCCGGATGAGAATCTTGTCCGCTACTTTAGGGAGGGGATGTTTCAATCTGGAAGCAAGGTATTGGAACTGGGATGCGGCCCTGGGCGGAATGCCTTTTTCTTTGCGGAGAAGGGCTGTGAGGTTGATGCGGCTGATTCGTCGAAAGAAGCCTTGCGTTGGGCTGAGGAACGGGCGAGGGAAAGGGGAGTGAAGATTAACTTCCTTCATGAAAATATAGTTGATTTAAAGGTTAGAGTGGGGGGCTATGATATCGTTTATGATTCCGGCTGCTTTCATCATATTGCGCCCCATAGAAGGACTGCCTATCTCGCGCTTATTGATAAGGCCCTTAGACCAGGAGGTTATTTCTCTGTCGTCTGTTTTGTCCCAGGGGGGAAGCTGGGGGGATCCGAAATCTCAGATTGGGATGTGTACAGATTGAAAAGCCTTCAGGGAGGTTTAGGCTTCACTGAGGGTCGGCTAAAGATGATATTTAGTCGATACCAGGCGATTGATATGAGGGAAATGACCGGTGTTAGAGATCAACCTGTCTTTTCGGAAAAAGGATTGCGGACAGCTTTATTTCAAAAATAA
- a CDS encoding VOC family protein, with the protein MNKVTVICLGVRNMKESVRFYRDKLGFKTNEKRDSPEVIFFNTPGTKFELFPLEELAKDISESDPPDIGGGFGGITLAYNVEHKEDVQKIIDLARSAGATIVKEPQDVFWGGYHAYFADLDGYYWEVVWGPNFQFDQDGMLVF; encoded by the coding sequence ATGAACAAAGTGACAGTGATTTGTTTAGGTGTCAGGAATATGAAGGAGTCAGTCCGTTTTTATCGGGATAAGCTGGGATTTAAGACAAATGAGAAAAGAGATAGCCCAGAAGTGATTTTCTTCAACACGCCGGGGACCAAATTTGAATTATTTCCACTTGAGGAATTAGCAAAGGATATCAGTGAATCGGACCCGCCTGACATTGGAGGGGGATTTGGCGGCATCACCCTTGCCTATAATGTAGAGCATAAAGAGGATGTACAAAAAATAATTGATTTAGCTCGAAGCGCAGGTGCGACCATCGTCAAGGAACCGCAGGATGTCTTTTGGGGCGGCTATCATGCTTATTTTGCTGATTTAGACGGATACTATTGGGAGGTTGTTTGGGGACCTAACTTCCAGTTTGACCAGGATGGCATGCTCGTTTTTTAA